In one Apostichopus japonicus isolate 1M-3 chromosome 18, ASM3797524v1, whole genome shotgun sequence genomic region, the following are encoded:
- the LOC139959097 gene encoding uncharacterized protein, protein MASVAPPSPPREPGILATAMKESWVEDLEKAENRLQDNVSVVRNEIRAFFHYCREKLDARERQLMAQLDDNCQKISSHLNVQRTKLLASESPSKRSLFSISEAELGLLAKGASDNNSNDDEQEEKDDFEIDSPRLRDLGMDGGEVNMKGSEMNAIQRLPHRKKHLLRKIKNSPEINLSLADTEARKKFTQVVSNLGLVYAGKADPSRTVACCRPALVKARCTGKIKAIDKHGNECRKGRDDIVAFLEAPSGNVSKCNIADCRNGTYNVTFVPNELGRHRLHVKVSGVPLKPGPLEVHARFVRIHVKSAFLGGSCIFTLEIPSDYELNWTSEDSSTECAATTLTPQMLGISVRDPENKETRCSIIGCTEKKMGVARYNVRFFPLKPGDHEISVSLHDGPTLVQQVVPVQEKEQIGSRGSKEGQMFSPTDVAVSPNGDIFVADTVENARIQKFATTGEYLSSFSVDHQEPSFLAVDSQQVVVLFQGRMEVMSYTHDGQKTGSFSIQNLTQPTDMALTSNGNIAVIDRHLSLLQLLNKNGKVELQVGKEGTKPGEFKEPYYICVTNENHIFISEHGNRRVQEIDAKGTYVKDLRSKDKMAEPGAVALTAGGHLLVFDEKEKKVQIINLDENRFSGCLSIDLLEPRTARMAATPDGFLVVLDMLNNCLWRYRIPFEY, encoded by the exons ATGGCTTCGGTGGCTCCACCCAGCCCTCCACGTGAACCAGGCATACTTGCAACAGCCATGAAGGAGAGCTGGGTTGAAGATTTGGAGAAGGCCGAAAACAGATTGCAAGACAATGTCAGTGTAGTCAGAAACGAG ATAAGAGCATTTTTCCATTACTGCAGAGAAAAACTTGATGCTCGAGAGAGACAACTGATGGCACAGCTTGATGACAACTGTCAGAAGATTTCCAGCCACCTCAATGTTCAGCGGACTAAATTGCTCGCTTCGGAATCACCATCCAAGAGGAGCCTGTTTTCAATATCCGAGGCAGAGCTCGGTCTTTTAGCCAAGGGGGCTTCCGATAACAATTCAAACGACGATGAACAGGAGGAGAAGGACGATTTTGAAATCGATTCCCCCAGACTACGAGATTTAGGCATGGACGGTGGGGAGGTTAACATGAAAGGTTCTGAGATGAATGCTATTCAGAGATTACCCCATCGGAAGAAACACCTCTTACGAAAGATTAAAAACAGTCCTGAAATTAATCTCAGCTTGGCAGATACGGAGGCCAGGAAGAAATTCACCCAGGTAGTCAGTAATCTAGGGCTGGTTTATGCAGGGAAGGCAGACCCATCTAGAACTGTAGCTTGCTGTCGACCTGCCCTGGTGAAAGCGAGGTGCACCGGTAAGATCAAAGCCATCGACAAGCACGGCAACGAGTGCAGGAAGGGCCGCGACGACATCGTGGCGTTCCTGGAGGCCCCGAGCGGGAACGTCTCCAAATGTAACATAGCGGATTGTCGGAACGGAACGTACAACGTCACGTTCGTGCCCAACGAACTGGGAAGGCACAGACTGCACGTGAAGGTGTCCGGCGTGCCTCTGAAGCCCGGGCCCTTGGAGGTGCACGCACGATTCGTCAGGATACACGTCAAAAGTGCCTTTCTGGGAGGCTCGTGCATCTTCACGCTTGAGATTCCGTCCGACTACGAGCTGAACTGGACGAGCGAGGACAGTTCCACCGAATGCGCCGCCACCACCCTGACTCCTCAGATGCTCGGGATCAGCGTCAGAGACCCGGAGAACAAAGAGACCAGATGTAGCATCATCGGGTGCACCGAGAAGAAGATGGGCGTGGCcagatacaatgttagattctTCCCGCTGAAGCCGGGCGATCACGAGATAAGCGTCTCACTGCACGACGGACCGACTCTGGTCCAACAGGTGGTCCCCGTTCAGGAGAAGGAACAGATCGGAAGCAGGGGATCTAAAGAGGGCCAGATGTTCAGCCCGACCGACGTCGCCGTTTCCCCGAACGGAGACATCTTCGTGGCGGACACGGTCGAGAACGCCAGGATTCAGAAATTTGCGACGACGGGAGAGTACCTCTCATCGTTCTCGGTGGATCACCAGGAACCGAGCTTTCTGGCCGTCGACTCTCAACAAGTTGTGGTTCTCTTCCAGGGGAGGATGGAAGTTATGTCATACACCCATGATGGCCAAAAGACAGGATCATTTAGCATTCAGAATCTCACGCAACCGACTGACATGGCTCTCACGTCTAACGGAAACATCGCCGTCATCGACCGTCACCTCAGCCTTTTACAGCTTCTCAACAAAAATGGGAAAGTGGAACTGCAAGTAGGAAAAGAAGGTACCAAGCCGGGGGAATTTAAGGAACCGTATTACATTTGCGTTACCAACGAGAACCATATTTTTATCAGTGAGCACGGCAATCGCAGAGTCCAAGAGATCGACGCCAAAGGAACGTATGTGAAAGACCTTCGGTCAAAGGATAAGATGGCGGAGCCAGGCGCGGTAGCTCTAACAGCGGGCGGCCATTTGCTGGTCTTTGacgagaaggagaagaaagtCCAAATCATCAACTTGGACGAGAACCGATTTAGTGGATGTCTTTCAATCGACCTGCTGGAGCCCAGAACGGCTCGCATGGCGGCCACGCCTGATGGATTCCTTGTGGTACTTGACATGTTGAATAACTGTCTCTGGAGATATAGGATACCTTTTGAGTACTAG